The following proteins come from a genomic window of Nicotiana tomentosiformis chromosome 12, ASM39032v3, whole genome shotgun sequence:
- the LOC138902987 gene encoding uncharacterized protein, producing MGHIENMFKQMMEKNADSNSQLASYNTSIHKLEVQMGKISQALNSRPKVTLPSDTVVNSKGGNNTGHAMAVTTRNGRVRIDIDDNVEDTQEEVNPSRDHIIDILELVVQKAKAPLPKPPPPYPQRLANLNGENQFKKFIQMMKSLSINMLLVELWNKCPAMQSL from the exons atggggcatattgagaatatgttcaagcaaatgatggaaaagaatgccgattcgaaTTCCCAACTTGCCTCATATAACACATCGATCCATAaattagaagtgcaaatggggaaaatatctcaagctctaaattctcgtcccaAAGTgacactaccaagtgacacggtagtaaactcaaagggtggaaacaacacggggcatgccatggccgttactacaagaaatggaagag ttcggattgatattgatgataatgtggaagatactcaagaggaggtgaacccatctagggatcacattattgacatactaGAGCTAGTAGTGCAAAAGgcaaaggcaccattgcctaagcctccacctccataccctcaaaggcttgccaatcTAAacggcgagaatcaattcaagaagttcattcaaatgatgaagagtctctcaatcaatatgCTATTAGTtgagctttggaacaaatgcccagctatgcaaagtttatga
- the LOC138902988 gene encoding uncharacterized protein codes for MCARHILANWSKKWRGIERKNYFWRCARNTYEAELKKNLDFMERLGGKGIIDDLLWYNKERWSKVYFKFFSNCDSMDNNMAESFNSWILDPRHKIIITMLDEIRVKMMNRIGQLREFNGWICDISPMALKVLQDNTVKSMKYDIMWNRDIGYKVKETEYLKHLVSLQTMTCSCRSWMLKGIPSAHAVAALHFKKLEPINYVAH; via the coding sequence ATGTGTGCTAGACACATCCTAGCAAATTGGTCCAAGAAGTGGAGAGGCATTgaaagaaaaaattatttttggaggTGTGCCAGAAATACTTATGAGGCAGAATTGAAAAAGAATCTTGACTTCATGGAAAGATTAGGTGGTAAAGGAATCATTGATGACTTGTTGTGGTATAACAAAGAAAGGTGGTCTAAGGTGTACTTCAAGTTCTTCAGCAACTGCGATAGTATGGACAACAATATGGCTGAAAGCTTCAACTCCTGGATATTAGATCCAAGACACAAGATAATTATAACAATGCTTGATGAAATCAGAGTGAAAATGATGAATAGGATTGGGCAACTGAGAGAATTTAATGGTTGGATCTGTGATATCTCACCAATGGCATTAAAAGTTTTACAAGACAACACAGTCAAGTCAATGAAGTATGATATTATGTGGAATAGAGACATAGGATATAAAGTGAAAGAAACTGAATATCTGAAACATTTGGTTTCTCTACAAACCATGACATGCAGTTGCAGATCTTGGATGCTAAAAGGCATACCATCTGCTCATGCAGTAGCTGCCCTTCACTTCAAAAAGCTGGAGCCAATTAACTATGTTGCTCACTGA